A stretch of DNA from Angustibacter sp. Root456:
TGCAGGGCCCACTTCATCGCGCCGTACCCGCCCATCGACAGGCCGGCCACGAAGGTGTCGTCCCGGCGCGCGGAGAGCCGGAAGAACGACTCCGCGACCGCTGGCACCTCCTGGCTCAGGTGCTCCCAGTAGCGGCCGCCGTGCGCCTGGTCGAGGTAGAAGCTGCGCGCCACCTGCGGCATGACGACCGCGAGGCCCAGCGGCTCGACGTACCGCTCGATGCTGGTGTACCTCGTCCAGGCGGTGGCGTCGTCGCTGAGCCCGTGCAGCAGGTAGAGCACCGGTGCGCCGTGCCTGCGCCCGCCGGTCTGCGGCGTGCTGCCGCTCACCCCGATCTGCGCCGACGTCGCCTGGGGCAGGAGCACCGTCATCGAGGTACCCATCTCGAGCACGTCGGAGAAGTAGTCGCAGCGCACGAGAGCCATGCACCCACGGTCTCACCCAGCGCGGCTCACCGGGGACGCCGCACCGTCAGTGCGGACGCAGGCGGTCCATCTCGCGCCGGACGGCGTCCTCGCTGAACTCCTCACCGCGGTAGGTGTCCCAGGCGTTCATCACCAGGCCGATGCCCCAGCCGGCGACGATGAACACCGGCCAGAAGAAACCGTGCCCGGAGACCGCCCAGATCGCGGTGAAGAAGCCGTTCACGAGCAGGTACACCAGCAGGTGGGCGTGGAAGTCGCGACGCTTCTTCAGCCGTTTCAGCGCCTGTTCACGCAGGATGTCGTCGGGCTGCGGACGGGCACCGGCGCCGTACGCGCTGCCGGACGGGCTGTCGTACGCGCTGCCGGACGCGCTGTCGTACGCGCTGCCGGACGGGGGCTGGCTCGACATGGCACATCGCCTCCTTCGACCACTGTCGAGCCTAGTGAGGCGCCGGCCGCGGCCGCACGGACGATGGTCCCGCCGGACGCGTCCCTACCTCTCGACGTCGCGGGGCGAGAAGGCCAGGTAGAGCGCGGAGAGGTCGTCGCCGCCGTGACCGGCGCCACTCACCGACCGCAGCTCGTCCCGCAGGACGTCCACCAGCTCGGTGGGCAC
This window harbors:
- a CDS encoding alpha/beta hydrolase family protein, which produces MALVRCDYFSDVLEMGTSMTVLLPQATSAQIGVSGSTPQTGGRRHGAPVLYLLHGLSDDATAWTRYTSIERYVEPLGLAVVMPQVARSFYLDQAHGGRYWEHLSQEVPAVAESFFRLSARRDDTFVAGLSMGGYGAMKWALHQPERFAAAASLSGALDLARRQASGALRPDLADAAVGDRQVAGSDDDLLALLERQVAASHDLPALYVGCGTDDELVSESRSFLDAADRLGVPVTRELDRGAHDWAFWDERIQHVLDWLPLER
- a CDS encoding 2TM domain-containing protein produces the protein MSSQPPSGSAYDSASGSAYDSPSGSAYGAGARPQPDDILREQALKRLKKRRDFHAHLLVYLLVNGFFTAIWAVSGHGFFWPVFIVAGWGIGLVMNAWDTYRGEEFSEDAVRREMDRLRPH